In the genome of Bradyrhizobium sp. CIAT3101, one region contains:
- the pyk gene encoding pyruvate kinase — MRRLRRIKILATLGPASSDLAMIRRLFEAGADVFRINMSHTPHDKMRELVATIRNVESSYGRPIGILVDLQGPKLRLGAFAEGSVQLQNGQTFTLDSDKTPGDATRVNLPHPEILAALRPGHALLLDDGKVRLIAEETSKEHAVTRVVVGGKMSDRKGVSLPDTDLPVSAMTPKDRADLEAALVTGVDWIALSFVQRADDVIEAKKMIRGRAAVMAKIEKPQAIDRLADIIEASDALMVARGDLGVELPLERVPSLQKQMTRMARRAGKPVVIATQMLESMIQSPVPTRAEVSDVATAVYEGADAIMLSAESAAGKFPVEAVSTMNRIGEEVERDPTYRSVITAQRPAPESTAGDAIADAARQIAETLDLPALICWTSSGSTAVRVARERPKPPVVAITPNIQAGRRLAVVWGVHCVVAEDARDQDDMVSRAGQIAFRDGFVRAGQRVIIVAGVPLGIPGTTNMVRIASVGPEGEAQM, encoded by the coding sequence ATGAGGCGTCTTCGCCGTATCAAGATTCTCGCGACCCTCGGACCTGCCTCTTCGGATCTCGCGATGATCCGCCGCCTGTTCGAGGCCGGCGCCGACGTGTTCCGCATCAACATGAGCCACACCCCGCATGACAAGATGCGGGAGCTGGTGGCGACGATCCGCAATGTCGAGTCGAGCTACGGCCGCCCGATCGGCATCCTGGTCGACCTGCAAGGCCCGAAGCTCCGGCTTGGCGCCTTCGCCGAAGGCTCGGTCCAGCTCCAGAACGGCCAGACCTTCACGCTCGATTCCGACAAGACCCCGGGCGATGCCACGCGCGTCAATCTTCCGCATCCCGAGATCCTCGCTGCGCTGCGGCCCGGCCATGCCCTGCTGCTCGATGACGGCAAGGTGCGGCTGATCGCGGAGGAAACCTCGAAGGAACACGCGGTGACGCGCGTCGTGGTCGGCGGCAAGATGTCCGACCGCAAGGGCGTCAGCCTGCCGGATACGGACCTACCGGTCTCGGCGATGACGCCGAAGGACCGCGCCGACCTCGAGGCCGCGCTGGTCACCGGCGTCGACTGGATTGCGCTCTCCTTCGTACAGCGTGCCGACGACGTGATCGAGGCCAAGAAGATGATCCGCGGCCGCGCCGCGGTGATGGCCAAGATCGAGAAGCCGCAGGCGATCGATCGCCTCGCCGACATCATCGAGGCCTCCGACGCGCTGATGGTGGCGCGCGGCGATCTCGGCGTCGAGCTGCCGCTGGAGCGCGTGCCGAGCCTGCAGAAGCAGATGACGCGCATGGCGCGCCGCGCCGGCAAGCCGGTGGTGATCGCGACCCAGATGCTGGAATCGATGATCCAGTCACCGGTGCCGACCCGCGCCGAAGTCTCCGACGTCGCCACCGCCGTCTACGAGGGCGCCGACGCCATCATGCTGTCGGCGGAATCGGCGGCCGGCAAATTCCCGGTCGAAGCAGTCTCGACCATGAACCGCATCGGCGAGGAGGTCGAGCGCGACCCGACTTACCGGTCCGTGATCACGGCCCAGCGCCCCGCGCCGGAATCCACCGCCGGCGACGCCATCGCCGACGCCGCGCGGCAGATCGCCGAGACGCTCGACCTGCCCGCGTTGATCTGCTGGACCAGCTCGGGCTCGACCGCCGTGCGCGTGGCGCGCGAGCGGCCGAAGCCGCCGGTCGTGGCGATCACGCCGAACATCCAGGCCGGACGCCGGCTCGCCGTCGTCTGGGGCGTGCATTGCGTGGTGGCGGAAGATGCGCGCGACCAGGACGACATGGTGAGCCGCGCCGGCCAGATCGCCTTCCGCGACGGTTTCGTCCGCGCCGGCCAGCGCGTGATCATCGTCGCCGGCGTGCCGCTCGGCATTCCCGGCACCACCAACATGGTGCGCATCGCCTCGGTCGGTCCCGAGGGCGAGGCGCAGATGTGA
- a CDS encoding DUF1036 domain-containing protein, with product MIAESLPAPLRLLARLVPVLVVGLLCIWASPAAADFRLCNNTSSRVGIALGYKDADGWTTEGWWNISSRSCETLLRGTLVARYYYIYAIDYDRGGEWSGQAFMCSRDKEFTIRGTEDCLARGYDRTGYFEVDTGEQRAWTVQLTDANEQPSQQRVPGMPGPVGPGGGVPGLPNSPPGGTPPAAPGLPPAPSPPSGNKP from the coding sequence ATGATCGCCGAATCTCTCCCCGCCCCCCTTCGCCTGCTCGCCCGGTTGGTCCCGGTGCTGGTGGTTGGCCTGTTGTGCATCTGGGCCAGCCCGGCCGCGGCCGATTTCCGGCTTTGCAACAACACATCGAGCCGGGTCGGCATCGCGCTTGGCTACAAGGATGCCGACGGCTGGACCACCGAGGGCTGGTGGAACATCTCGTCCCGCTCCTGCGAGACGCTGCTGCGGGGAACGCTGGTCGCCCGTTACTATTACATTTACGCGATCGACTATGACCGCGGCGGTGAGTGGTCGGGGCAGGCCTTCATGTGCTCGCGCGACAAGGAATTCACCATCCGCGGCACCGAGGACTGCCTGGCGCGCGGCTATGACCGGACCGGCTATTTCGAGGTCGATACCGGCGAGCAGCGGGCCTGGACGGTCCAGCTCACCGACGCCAACGAGCAGCCTTCCCAGCAACGCGTCCCCGGGATGCCCGGCCCTGTTGGCCCCGGTGGCGGCGTTCCGGGTTTGCCCAATAGCCCGCCCGGTGGTACGCCCCCCGCCGCGCCTGGCCTTCCGCCAGCCCCCTCGCCACCGTCTGGAAATAAGCCATGA
- a CDS encoding DUF1244 domain-containing protein, translated as MAIDDKTRTELEAAAFRRLVDHLKTRTDVQNIDLMNLAGFCRNCLSNWLKDAADAQGVSLSKDESREAVYGMPYETWKAKYQGTASPEQLEAMKKVHPHNH; from the coding sequence ATGGCAATCGACGACAAAACCAGAACGGAGCTCGAGGCGGCCGCTTTCCGGCGCCTGGTCGATCATCTGAAGACGCGGACCGACGTCCAGAACATCGACCTGATGAATCTGGCCGGTTTTTGCCGCAACTGCCTGTCCAACTGGCTCAAGGACGCCGCCGACGCGCAAGGCGTGAGCTTGAGCAAGGACGAGAGCCGGGAGGCCGTCTACGGCATGCCCTACGAGACCTGGAAGGCGAAGTACCAGGGCACGGCCAGCCCCGAGCAGCTCGAGGCGATGAAGAAGGTCCATCCCCACAATCACTGA
- a CDS encoding DUF2312 domain-containing protein, giving the protein MATSAAVRDDEPATKFAKDQLKSIIERIERLEEEKKAISDDIRDVYAESKGNGYDVKALRTIVRLRKQDPNERAEAETILETYMQALGMI; this is encoded by the coding sequence ATGGCCACCTCCGCCGCCGTCCGCGACGACGAGCCCGCGACGAAATTTGCCAAGGACCAGCTCAAATCCATCATCGAGCGCATCGAGCGGCTGGAGGAAGAGAAGAAGGCCATCTCCGACGACATCCGCGATGTCTATGCCGAGAGCAAGGGCAACGGCTACGACGTCAAGGCGCTGCGCACCATCGTGCGCCTGCGCAAGCAGGACCCGAACGAGCGCGCCGAGGCCGAGACGATTCTCGAGACCTACATGCAGGCGCTGGGGATGATCTGA
- a CDS encoding DUF1801 domain-containing protein has translation MTAPPLPRDVNRAFGALPAPIGERLLQVRDLIFATAAAHDNVGRLTETLKWGEPAYLTDETGSGSTIRLGRLKDSDHAAILFNCKTTLVDTFRERFPDQFEYRQTRALLLPVTGKLPKQELTICLSLALTYHLDRRKKR, from the coding sequence GTGACTGCACCGCCGCTACCGCGTGACGTGAACCGTGCCTTCGGCGCTCTTCCGGCGCCGATCGGCGAGCGGCTGCTCCAGGTGCGCGACCTGATCTTCGCGACGGCTGCCGCGCATGACAATGTCGGCCGGCTCACCGAAACGCTGAAATGGGGCGAGCCCGCTTACCTGACCGATGAGACCGGCAGCGGCTCGACCATCCGGCTCGGCCGCCTCAAGGATTCCGACCACGCCGCCATTCTCTTCAACTGCAAGACGACGCTGGTCGATACGTTTCGCGAGCGTTTTCCCGATCAGTTCGAGTATCGGCAAACGAGAGCATTGTTGCTGCCGGTGACGGGCAAGCTGCCAAAGCAGGAGCTCACGATCTGCCTGTCGCTGGCGCTGACATATCATCTGGATCGGCGGAAGAAGCGCTGA
- a CDS encoding DUF882 domain-containing protein produces MGSYVLAGFARQFAAVSLSHAGVKVGSRIGLASLVLLAAAGSVHNAAALNETKTLSFHHTHSGEDLTVTFKRDGRYDEAALKTLNHFLRDWRTQDETVMDRHLFDILWEVYRDVDGKQPIQIISSYRSPATNAMLRRRSSGVARFSQHMLGHAMDFYIPNVPLEQIRFAGLRLQRGGVGFYPTSGSPFVHLDTGSIRHWPRMTHDQLVRVFPDGRTVHVPTDGTPLKGYELAKADIERRGSGDDGASKPGFFAALFKSKSAPAAGSDEDDEGAAEKPATPTVVAAAAKPADPVPTPRAKPSVAAAIQLASADAQLVAPPKPKPAPVADKPAAVKSADGKPETPADIINARGFWDAPATPQQATPAQVAALKARQALAAATDPQPTASVSNATLQALAYAPAASPVDRANVVAASAPIPRGVRPVSAARNAAPATEINTVVGKSTDGMIATATRLSAAKGESIWLKIVMLSPSASRAMSVTLMGELDMAAMRGYFVKPQAVIAMGFTDDPMQGLSCDSFSGSATAKLETTSFVVRTAALR; encoded by the coding sequence GTGGGCTCATACGTGCTGGCTGGTTTCGCACGCCAATTTGCTGCGGTGTCGTTGTCCCATGCGGGAGTGAAGGTCGGATCTCGGATCGGCCTCGCCTCGCTGGTGCTGCTTGCGGCTGCCGGTTCGGTTCATAACGCTGCCGCGCTGAACGAAACCAAGACCCTCTCCTTCCACCACACCCACTCCGGCGAAGATCTCACCGTCACCTTCAAGCGCGATGGCCGCTACGACGAAGCCGCGCTGAAGACGCTGAATCACTTCCTGCGCGACTGGCGCACCCAGGACGAGACGGTCATGGACCGTCACCTCTTCGATATCCTCTGGGAAGTCTATCGCGACGTCGACGGCAAGCAGCCGATCCAGATCATCTCGTCCTATCGCTCCCCCGCCACCAACGCCATGCTCCGCCGTCGCTCCTCGGGCGTGGCGCGCTTCAGCCAGCACATGCTGGGCCATGCGATGGACTTCTACATTCCGAACGTTCCGCTGGAGCAGATCCGCTTCGCCGGCCTGCGCCTGCAGCGCGGCGGCGTCGGCTTCTACCCGACCTCCGGCTCGCCCTTCGTGCATCTCGACACCGGCAGCATCCGGCACTGGCCGCGCATGACGCATGACCAGCTCGTCCGCGTCTTCCCGGATGGCCGCACGGTCCACGTCCCGACCGACGGCACACCGCTGAAGGGTTACGAGCTCGCCAAGGCCGACATCGAGCGGCGCGGCAGCGGCGACGACGGCGCCAGCAAGCCGGGCTTCTTCGCTGCCCTGTTCAAGAGCAAGTCGGCGCCGGCCGCCGGCAGCGACGAGGACGACGAGGGCGCAGCCGAGAAGCCGGCGACACCGACCGTGGTCGCGGCCGCCGCCAAGCCGGCCGACCCGGTCCCGACGCCCCGCGCCAAGCCGTCGGTCGCCGCCGCGATCCAGCTTGCTTCGGCTGACGCGCAGCTCGTTGCGCCGCCCAAGCCGAAGCCCGCGCCCGTGGCTGACAAGCCGGCTGCCGTCAAATCCGCCGACGGAAAGCCCGAGACACCGGCCGACATCATCAATGCCCGCGGCTTCTGGGATGCTCCCGCCACGCCGCAGCAGGCGACGCCCGCCCAGGTCGCAGCCCTGAAGGCGCGCCAGGCACTCGCCGCCGCGACCGACCCGCAGCCGACCGCAAGCGTCTCCAACGCGACCCTTCAGGCGCTGGCTTACGCGCCGGCCGCCTCGCCGGTCGATCGCGCAAACGTCGTCGCCGCCTCTGCGCCGATCCCGCGCGGCGTGCGCCCGGTGTCCGCGGCCCGCAACGCCGCGCCGGCCACCGAGATCAACACGGTCGTTGGCAAGAGCACCGACGGCATGATCGCCACCGCAACCCGTCTCTCCGCCGCCAAGGGTGAGAGCATCTGGCTCAAGATCGTGATGCTGTCGCCGAGCGCCAGCCGCGCGATGTCGGTCACGCTGATGGGCGAGCTCGATATGGCGGCGATGCGCGGCTATTTCGTCAAGCCGCAGGCTGTGATCGCGATGGGCTTCACCGATGACCCGATGCAGGGCCTGTCCTGCGACAGTTTCTCGGGCAGCGCCACCGCCAAGCTCGAGACGACGTCGTTCGTCGTGCGCACCGCCGCGCTGCGCTGA
- a CDS encoding L,D-transpeptidase family protein, whose protein sequence is MRDCLNHRAGFDRVLATVAATFLTVSAGSALAQDQARSSAAELAIEAAIPRPEPANVPPPTASDIKLDTTATVQDAPKETAKETAKDPVKAEAAPAPDKVETKPSDVATTPAADAPKSETAKTETTKTEPATTEPAKSEPAKADTAAAPAATPAAPAAAAAPPAAEPVKAASNVPAADQPVADKIKDIIGAKTSRHFDRKNERAAVEKFYGARDFAPVWTQAGSLTAAAKGVIARLKDAASDGLNAADYPVPDFAAATTPDALADAELKLTASMFDYARQAQSGRMHWSQVSADILYPEHPTDPNDVLTKVTTAADASVALDSYNPPQKLYKELKAKLAQLRGQGDGSVIEITDGPTLKYTPAKGKKQAEVVVQDSRVPQLRTKLGITENASDDHYDATVADAVRKFQDGAEIKATGVLDAATVKALNSPKRDKQIDTVLVNMERWRWLPRDLGVPSLGDAYVILNIPDYTLKVMQRGQQVWTTRVVTGKPGQHATPLLTETMKYITVNPTWNVPPSIVYGEYLPALQQDPTVLQRMGLKLEQNRDGSVHISQPPGEANALGRIRFNFPNKFLVYQHDTPDKNLFAREDRAFSHGCMRVQYPDQYASVLLNIAMPGEKYTPERVRSMYGSGEIDLKFPTPIPVNITYQTAFVDDGGKLQFRKDVYGRDATMINILKNSRGKDLENVVAHSQPSYSRPATTLPSGVAIANNGGGFGSSGPNFFERLFGGGAPAQPPAPVGRKPQRVFTR, encoded by the coding sequence ATGCGTGACTGTTTGAACCACCGTGCAGGCTTTGACCGCGTTTTGGCGACGGTCGCGGCGACCTTCCTCACGGTATCGGCCGGCTCGGCGCTGGCGCAGGATCAGGCGCGCAGCAGCGCCGCCGAGCTAGCGATCGAAGCCGCGATCCCGCGCCCCGAGCCCGCAAACGTCCCGCCCCCGACCGCATCCGACATCAAGCTCGACACCACCGCCACCGTCCAGGATGCGCCGAAGGAAACTGCCAAGGAAACTGCAAAGGACCCCGTGAAGGCCGAAGCCGCTCCGGCTCCGGACAAGGTCGAGACCAAGCCATCCGACGTCGCCACCACGCCGGCAGCCGACGCGCCGAAGAGCGAGACGGCCAAGACCGAGACGACCAAGACCGAGCCCGCCACCACCGAACCCGCCAAATCCGAACCCGCCAAGGCCGATACCGCGGCAGCACCGGCGGCCACCCCCGCTGCACCCGCGGCGGCGGCAGCGCCCCCGGCCGCCGAGCCCGTGAAGGCCGCGAGCAACGTCCCCGCCGCCGACCAGCCGGTCGCCGACAAGATCAAGGATATCATCGGCGCCAAGACCTCGCGCCATTTCGACCGCAAGAACGAGCGCGCTGCCGTCGAGAAATTCTACGGCGCCCGTGACTTCGCGCCGGTCTGGACGCAGGCCGGCAGCCTGACGGCCGCGGCCAAGGGCGTGATCGCACGGCTGAAGGATGCGGCCTCCGACGGTCTCAATGCCGCCGACTATCCGGTGCCGGATTTCGCCGCCGCCACGACGCCCGACGCGCTCGCCGACGCCGAGCTGAAGCTCACCGCCAGCATGTTCGACTATGCGCGCCAGGCGCAGAGCGGCCGCATGCACTGGTCGCAGGTCAGCGCCGACATCCTCTATCCCGAGCATCCGACCGATCCGAACGACGTGCTGACCAAGGTCACGACGGCAGCCGACGCCTCCGTCGCCCTCGACAGCTACAACCCGCCGCAGAAGCTCTACAAGGAGCTGAAGGCGAAGCTGGCGCAGCTGCGTGGCCAGGGCGACGGCTCGGTGATCGAGATCACCGACGGCCCGACGCTGAAGTACACGCCCGCCAAGGGCAAGAAGCAGGCGGAAGTCGTGGTGCAGGATTCGCGCGTGCCCCAGCTCCGCACCAAGCTCGGCATCACCGAAAACGCCAGCGACGATCACTATGACGCCACGGTTGCCGACGCCGTGCGCAAATTCCAGGACGGCGCCGAGATCAAGGCGACCGGCGTGCTCGACGCAGCGACCGTGAAAGCGCTGAACAGCCCGAAGCGCGACAAACAGATCGACACCGTGCTGGTGAACATGGAGCGCTGGCGCTGGCTGCCGCGCGACCTCGGCGTGCCCTCGCTCGGCGACGCCTATGTCATCCTCAACATTCCCGACTACACGCTCAAGGTGATGCAGCGCGGCCAGCAGGTCTGGACCACCCGCGTCGTCACCGGCAAGCCGGGCCAGCACGCCACGCCGCTGCTGACCGAGACGATGAAGTACATCACGGTCAACCCGACCTGGAACGTGCCGCCGTCGATCGTCTATGGCGAATATCTGCCGGCGCTGCAGCAGGACCCGACCGTGCTTCAGCGCATGGGCCTGAAGCTCGAGCAGAACCGCGACGGCTCGGTGCACATCTCGCAGCCGCCCGGCGAAGCCAACGCGCTCGGCCGCATCCGCTTCAACTTCCCGAACAAGTTCCTGGTCTATCAGCACGATACGCCCGACAAGAACCTGTTCGCCAGGGAAGATCGCGCCTTCAGCCATGGCTGCATGCGCGTGCAGTATCCGGATCAGTATGCGTCCGTGCTGCTCAACATCGCCATGCCGGGCGAGAAGTACACCCCGGAGCGCGTGCGCAGCATGTACGGCTCGGGTGAGATCGACCTGAAATTCCCGACGCCGATCCCGGTCAACATCACCTACCAGACCGCGTTCGTGGATGACGGCGGCAAGCTGCAATTCCGCAAGGACGTCTATGGCCGCGACGCGACCATGATCAACATCCTGAAGAACAGCCGCGGCAAGGATCTCGAGAACGTCGTGGCCCACTCGCAGCCGAGCTATTCGCGCCCGGCGACGACGTTGCCGTCCGGCGTGGCGATCGCCAACAATGGCGGCGGCTTCGGCTCGTCCGGCCCGAACTTCTTCGAGCGGCTGTTCGGCGGTGGTGCCCCTGCCCAGCCGCCGGCCCCGGTCGGCCGCAAGCCCCAGCGGGTGTTCACCCGCTGA
- a CDS encoding sigma-54 dependent transcriptional regulator, producing the protein MAASILIADDDAVARRLVENMVQKCGYETIVVESGDAAIATLTAPDAPAIDAVILDLVMPGLDGMGVLAKIREAGLSVPVIVQTAHGGIDNVISAMRAGAADFVVKPVGLERLQVSLRNALNASALKGELQRIRHSREGRLTFSDIITRAEAMTGVMRAAQKAANSSIPVLIEGESGVGKEMFARAIHGSGERKAKPFVAVNCGAIPDNLVESILFGHEKGAFTGATERHTGKFIEAHGGTLFLDEVSELPLTAQVKLLRALQEGAVEAVGGRKPVKVDVRIISATNRKLLERVKQGHFREDLFYRLHVLPLTIPSLRARREDIPHLLRHFLARFAAEENRPISGVSGEAVAHLAQLDWPGNIRQLENAVYRAVVMSEGDQLGLDDFPLLASLPQSATEIPTAPLMIEPIAAPSVVSGSEIPIAPLPLAGSLSMLTPNGDVRPLEDMENEIIRFAISHYRGQMSEVARRLKIGRSTLYRKLDEAGVPGHGGKSGEETH; encoded by the coding sequence ATGGCTGCCAGTATTTTGATCGCCGACGACGACGCCGTAGCCCGCCGTCTGGTCGAGAACATGGTGCAGAAATGCGGCTATGAGACGATCGTCGTGGAGTCCGGCGACGCCGCAATCGCCACCCTCACCGCTCCCGATGCGCCGGCGATCGACGCCGTGATCCTCGACCTCGTCATGCCCGGCCTCGACGGCATGGGCGTGCTGGCGAAAATCCGCGAAGCGGGCCTCAGCGTCCCCGTCATCGTGCAGACTGCGCATGGCGGCATCGACAACGTGATCTCGGCGATGCGCGCAGGCGCTGCCGATTTCGTGGTCAAGCCGGTGGGCCTCGAGCGGCTCCAGGTCTCGTTGCGCAACGCGCTCAACGCCTCCGCACTCAAGGGCGAATTGCAGCGCATCCGTCACAGCCGCGAGGGCCGTCTGACCTTCTCCGACATCATCACGCGCGCCGAAGCGATGACGGGCGTGATGCGCGCGGCGCAGAAGGCGGCGAACTCCTCGATCCCGGTGCTGATCGAAGGCGAGTCCGGCGTCGGCAAGGAGATGTTCGCACGCGCCATCCACGGCAGCGGCGAGCGCAAGGCAAAGCCCTTCGTCGCCGTCAATTGCGGCGCGATCCCCGACAACCTCGTCGAGTCCATCCTGTTCGGCCACGAGAAGGGTGCCTTCACCGGCGCGACCGAGCGACATACCGGCAAGTTCATCGAGGCCCATGGCGGCACGTTGTTTCTGGACGAGGTCAGCGAGCTGCCGCTGACCGCGCAGGTCAAATTGCTCCGCGCACTGCAGGAAGGCGCCGTCGAGGCCGTCGGTGGCCGCAAGCCCGTCAAGGTCGACGTCCGGATCATCTCCGCGACCAATCGCAAGCTTCTGGAGCGGGTCAAGCAGGGACACTTCCGGGAAGATCTGTTCTATCGCCTGCACGTGCTGCCGCTGACGATCCCGTCGCTCAGGGCCCGGCGCGAAGACATTCCGCATCTCCTGCGACATTTCCTGGCGCGCTTTGCCGCCGAGGAGAACCGCCCCATCTCCGGCGTCAGCGGCGAGGCCGTCGCGCATCTCGCCCAGCTCGACTGGCCCGGTAACATCCGCCAGCTCGAAAACGCGGTCTACCGCGCGGTGGTGATGAGCGAGGGCGATCAGCTCGGTCTCGACGATTTCCCGCTGCTTGCGTCGCTTCCGCAGTCGGCGACGGAGATTCCGACCGCGCCGCTGATGATCGAGCCGATCGCAGCGCCCTCGGTCGTGTCGGGTAGTGAAATACCGATCGCGCCGCTGCCGCTGGCAGGGTCTCTCTCGATGTTGACACCCAACGGCGATGTCCGTCCTCTGGAAGACATGGAGAACGAGATCATCCGCTTCGCGATCTCGCACTACCGCGGACAGATGTCCGAGGTGGCACGTCGCCTCAAAATCGGCAGGTCCACACTCTACCGCAAACTCGACGAAGCCGGGGTTCCCGGACATGGCGGGAAAAGCGGCGAGGAGACGCACTGA
- a CDS encoding M3 family oligoendopeptidase, which translates to MTSRSKTALRKTALKKTALKKTALKKPALRKPAAKQSAVKKSAVKAKPSKPVSKTGKLPEWNLADLYSGIDAPEVARDLETMDADCVAFETDYKGKLATGTANEDGGKWLAEAVRRYEAIDDLAGRLGSYAGLVHAGDSVDPAISKFYGDVSERLTAASTHLLFFALELNRVDDDILNRAMQTAELAHYRPWIEDLRKEKPYQLDDKLEQLFLEKAQTGYSAFNRLFDQTISGLRFKVGAKELAIEPTLNFLQDRDGAKRKAAAEALAKTFKANERTFALITNTLAKDKDISDRWRGFKDVADSRHLNNRVEREVVDALVASVRAAYPKLSHRYYALKAKWFGKKRLAYWDRNAPLPFAATDVIGWGDARNMVLTAYRGFSPKMADIAERFFTDRWIDAPVRPGKAPGAFSHPTTPSAHPYVLMNYQGKPRDVMTLAHELGHGVHQVLAAKNGALMAPTPLTLAETASVFGEMLTFRRLLAQTKSPKQRQALLAGKVEDMINTVVRQIAFYSFERAVHTERKNGELTATRLGELWLSVQGESLGPAIEIKAGYENYWMYIPHFIHSPFYVYAYAFGDCLVNSLYAVYENAAEGFAERYLDMLAAGGTKHYSELLRPFGLDAKDPKFWDGGLSVIAGMIDELEAMG; encoded by the coding sequence ATGACTTCGCGCTCCAAGACTGCTCTCAGAAAGACTGCCCTCAAAAAGACTGCTCTCAAAAAGACTGCCCTCAAAAAGCCTGCTCTCCGCAAGCCAGCTGCCAAGCAATCCGCCGTCAAGAAATCTGCCGTCAAGGCAAAGCCCTCCAAGCCCGTGAGCAAGACTGGCAAGCTTCCGGAGTGGAACCTCGCCGATCTCTATTCCGGGATCGATGCGCCGGAAGTCGCGCGCGATCTCGAAACGATGGATGCCGATTGCGTCGCGTTCGAGACGGACTACAAGGGCAAGCTCGCAACAGGCACAGCAAACGAAGATGGCGGAAAATGGCTCGCGGAAGCCGTGCGGCGCTATGAGGCGATCGACGATCTCGCCGGCCGTCTCGGCTCATATGCCGGCCTCGTCCACGCCGGCGACAGCGTGGACCCTGCGATTTCAAAGTTTTACGGCGACGTCTCCGAGCGGCTGACGGCGGCGTCGACGCATCTTCTGTTCTTCGCGCTCGAGCTCAACCGCGTCGATGACGATATTTTGAACCGCGCGATGCAAACCGCCGAGCTCGCGCATTATCGTCCGTGGATCGAGGATCTGCGCAAGGAGAAGCCGTATCAGCTCGACGACAAGCTCGAGCAGCTGTTCCTGGAGAAGGCGCAAACCGGCTATTCCGCGTTCAATCGATTGTTCGACCAGACCATCTCGGGCCTCCGCTTCAAGGTCGGCGCCAAAGAGCTTGCGATCGAGCCGACGCTGAATTTCCTGCAGGATCGCGACGGCGCCAAGCGCAAGGCCGCGGCGGAAGCGCTGGCAAAAACCTTCAAGGCCAATGAGCGCACCTTCGCGCTGATCACCAACACGCTCGCCAAGGACAAGGATATCTCGGACCGCTGGCGCGGCTTCAAGGATGTCGCGGACTCCCGCCATTTGAACAATCGCGTCGAGCGCGAGGTGGTGGATGCGCTGGTCGCCTCCGTGCGCGCCGCCTATCCAAAGCTGTCGCATCGATACTACGCGCTGAAGGCAAAATGGTTCGGCAAGAAGCGGCTGGCTTATTGGGATCGCAACGCGCCGCTGCCGTTCGCCGCGACCGATGTCATCGGCTGGGGCGACGCGCGCAACATGGTGCTGACGGCCTATCGCGGGTTCTCGCCCAAAATGGCCGATATCGCCGAGCGCTTCTTCACCGACCGCTGGATCGATGCGCCGGTGCGTCCGGGCAAGGCGCCGGGCGCCTTCTCGCATCCGACCACCCCGTCGGCGCATCCGTATGTGCTGATGAATTACCAGGGCAAGCCCCGCGACGTGATGACGCTCGCACACGAGCTCGGCCATGGCGTGCACCAGGTGCTCGCTGCGAAGAACGGCGCGCTGATGGCGCCGACGCCGTTGACGCTCGCCGAAACCGCCAGCGTGTTCGGTGAGATGCTGACCTTCCGGCGGCTATTGGCGCAGACCAAGAGTCCCAAGCAGCGCCAGGCGCTGCTCGCCGGCAAGGTCGAGGACATGATCAATACCGTGGTGCGGCAAATCGCGTTCTACTCGTTCGAGCGTGCGGTTCACACCGAGCGCAAGAATGGCGAGCTCACCGCGACGCGGCTCGGCGAGCTCTGGCTGTCGGTGCAGGGCGAGAGCCTTGGACCGGCGATCGAGATCAAGGCGGGCTATGAGAACTACTGGATGTATATCCCGCACTTCATCCACTCGCCGTTCTATGTCTACGCCTATGCCTTCGGCGATTGCCTCGTGAATTCGCTCTATGCCGTCTACGAGAACGCGGCCGAGGGCTTTGCCGAGCGCTATCTCGACATGCTCGCGGCCGGCGGCACCAAGCACTACTCCGAGTTGCTGCGGCCGTTCGGGCTCGACGCCAAGGACCCGAAGTTCTGGGACGGCGGACTCTCGGTCATCGCCGGGATGATCGACGAGCTGGAGGCGATGGGCTGA
- a CDS encoding aa3-type cytochrome c oxidase subunit IV, translated as MADHSEVAYTTADGNDYVAHEQTYEGFIKLVKYGTASVALIVILMAIFLT; from the coding sequence ATGGCTGACCATAGCGAAGTGGCCTACACCACCGCCGACGGCAACGACTACGTTGCCCACGAGCAGACCTACGAGGGCTTCATCAAGCTCGTGAAGTACGGCACGGCCTCGGTCGCGCTCATCGTCATTCTGATGGCGATCTTCCTCACCTAA